In Lytechinus variegatus isolate NC3 chromosome 6, Lvar_3.0, whole genome shotgun sequence, the DNA window TTCAAATGGTGAACAGCAGTTTTAAGGCTTTGAACTGTTACGTACTTTGGAAGTTTATATTGAAAGGAGTCCGTCCCAGGGCTCCCCGTATAACAGTTAGTTTTTAACGGAGCCATGGAGAAACAATTCCTAATGTATGAGTTAGACACATTAATACAGGCAAGAACAATATTATTACCAAAAGTCGATTTTCCAAGTAAAAGActgatcgattgtagacttcaAATGACAGCAACTGTCAGCAACACGGAGTTTTAAGGCTTTGAACTGTTACgtactttggaagtttattctGAAAGGAGTCCGTCCCAGGGCTCCCCGTATAACAGTTAGTTTTTAACGGAGCCATGGAGAAACAATTCCTAATGTATGAGTTAGACACATTAATACAGGCAAGAACAATATTATTACCAAAAGTCGATTTTCCAAGTAAAAGacagatcgattgtagacttcaAATGACAGCAACTGTCAGCATCACGGAAAATCCATATATGGGACTGGTCTCGTAGTCGATCGACGTAGGGCACACGGGAGGCACATATACcagtttaaaaacaaaatcagttAAAAACGTCACTAAAATTGTCCGAACGAGTTTAAACTTCAACAAAACCATAAACAATGGTCATTAATGGCTTTCCCCACTTCTGATATCCTTTCGATGtatacaaaatgtttaaatatgtgataaatataacatttaaGCACCATTTTAAGCAATGTACGCTGTAGATATCCCCAAACACCAATTACTCCTTCATACTTGCCTAGGAGGCACTCCATGAGTGAAAGAGATGCAAGGAATCCTGGTTAAGGGCAAAGGTCgagtctgattttttttatacatgtaagatATTGTAGCTCTTTTTTTTGGACCCTTTCCAACATTCTCCCTCCATATAGCTCAGCGTGCTACACGGGAACTCGGATCGAGGCCTATTGACTCACCGCTCTAGTTACAACAGATGACCAACGCATTATTGCCACCTTTCGCAAATCTCAGGGTCGTTAGAGTCCCCTAAAACAAAAGTTAACGATAAATCATCACCTTGAATTTTAAgcttgattgtacattatagtcaatagaatcaaacgtagaaaactatTCTACAAATCACCGCTGAGCTTCGTGTTACATGCCTTATATCTGATTTTAGTGTGATAAATTCTTTCATgcgataccagcatgccatcCCAATTTGTTGAAATCCCCCTTTCATGCATGTACGGCTAGTCTTCATGGCATATTATGCCTGACTGAGCTCGCGGCGGGACTTTACCTGTACAATGGCTATCGtgactccagctggctggagacatgtgaaattatgacattgacaAGTAAGtagtttttcaaacaaatcgaggaCATTATGAGTGAGGGAAAAATTACTCAATTAAGGCTTAgttatagatcattacagtccatcgaatcaatattgcatttaatgtggattattggtggatcactggcaatggATTCCACCGTTCAGatcacctctccagccgaaaccatttcgcatgcgtttATAAGTACACAGCATTATGCAATACGCCAAAATACGTATGAACAATATCCAAATTTgcggggttttttttctttcgcctGCTCCTCCTACACCAACGATATGCCCCTtgcacacaatgtaatgggcattatgttttactctCTCCAGAAATGGAGATTAAATTCAtattctcgggggggggggaacacttccattgatgagtggataccagacgcgaccatggggtttcgaaaagcaccctaaacaggGGAACcaagtcttttccagattataaaaatgcatctcttaacaagtatttggcttgtgaaaccctacaagtattggaaatatatcttttttcagtattttaaacattgctgttgacacccttataacgttacaaaGGCTTATACGTAATGTACTTGTccactctttccttttttacgCGTGGTCGCGCCTGCATGGAATCCACTTGCGACcgaaagtgcccccccccgggcggcctctcgagctctgggaggaaccaaacGTGGCtctggaaagtcgtcctaaatcggatatatcgctgtcaccatagtagcaaccagcaTTTTTcacacgaaacgcaaattgaatgtttccgttccagatgcgaaacgaaccAAAATCTAATGTCACACAATTTTTattgcaggacagagttttacAACCATGACGACGGGCACAAAAGTATCTttcaaaatcaactaccgtcgtaATAAATAAACGTTCGCGTTCTCCAACGAAAGGTCTggaatgtcgcaccaacgcataatgtcgcgcgtcaaaattcaaaattcccAAATCGACcatggtcaagtttgggtacgtttcaggggTGGTTTTCtaagatccattttatctcaaataaaataaaatatttcatctccgttaaaatcagtgagataaaatacccttaaaatctctccgaattggtattctgagaacaattttatcttcactatatctctgtaagacacacctattttttaattaGAAACGCACTTtcatagctctctcatatcactcaaccaatggaaatccattccgcTAGGAGGTGTGGTGAAGGAGTAAAATTGcttcaatttattgacttcaattGGCTTGCACTTTACGCTTGCGCCtctacagagatttcttttgaagaaaaatgtcaatactctcattcttttttcgaagtctttatcgcATCTtgtcaagcatcatttcaaagacaatattagtcaagaaaagtcttatgatttttttcctgaTCGAATCACTTAAAGGTGTTGTtcttaatgaatatataatttttcttaattttcttgcCAACATTTGGAGTTAATTCACTTAGAAATATTGACGAAATCAACATtgcggagataaaatagcccctaacctttttaattttatttcattttttttcttcaaagtaaattgggcgcaagcacatcactCGCGTTGCAACGGCCAGATACGACATGGGTATGTCTACGCAGTCACtgctctgttgcgtatcatcatggatacgcaagataaaaatttaaaggcaagataaagttttacattttttctgacagataaaatgtcatctcagaataccaatttcattttaagagataaaaataaaaataaaatattttaaagataaaattacCTCAGAATACTACCCCAGGTCATTTTGAGCATTCCAACAATTTTCGCGCGCACAGGTAAGCACGTGCATTTTTGCACgtatcatcattattcattttcgagtcatcatttatttcatgtCTGTCCATGGTCAATTATcttttgattaatttgatacctcactcagcctcttacgaccaataattcGGGATTGCGCGCccattaaaatttgtattactCGCGAGTACGATTACAAATTCGCAAAATAtgtcataagtgggcaaaaatatgcctgtATAAAATTCACTACAGCTCATCAGAAAGAACAGGGTCCCCCATTTTTTCCTCACTCTTGgatatacactgttaaaaaaaacgtgattttacagaaaataaacagaagattatgCAGAAACTTTTCTGCAAttcaacagaacaggtctgtttaaaaaggggaaaaagggtgttttattcaaggaaatatgTAAgtttccatacaccaaataccaatttcctgtaagattacgcaattcgctaagattacaggtgttctcgagactctgctgcaggaacttcttttattttaaggataaatttttctaacagtgtagtcAATATCTCATTTGGAGATTTCGCGACGACGTCAAAATTGTGTtcgaagttaaaaaaaaaaaattcagcagTACATCAATGTTTTTATATACATTTGTCTGTATCTTCTTTAtaagtgtttcatttttttaaattattattttgatatgttgtaGTAAAGACAATTCTCTACAAGTTTTGTGTGAATAATTTTCGCTTTTGACAACAGAATCGATGTGTTATGACTTCAAGTTCTTTAGTGGAAATTTCGTATAAGTTTATTGGACGAACttggtgaaaatttgaagtcCACTTAGCATACTTCTATGCAGgacaattttgtaattttgcCGGAACTTTTTAAGGGGTCATTTTAGCATTGTAAAACATCATTTAGGTATCTTTTTTTAGTAAATACTGCAATATTGAAACGCTCTTGGGTTGCAAAATTTCATTTCGGATATTTTGCGGAATTTCCCGGAGTTTTTTCTCTATTGGTCATCTTTACTAAATATAACATATAGCAAATTCTCAGGTACCTTTTGTGAAACATTGTGCATAGTAgttaattacacattttttttcgaaTTTCTGCGGGAAAATCGCCAGAGTTTGAATTTTTAcctgacttttttttcattaaaaatcatcaagaaaggatTTCCAAGAAATTCTTACCCTATTATAGAAACTGATAATTCTTTACGGAAATTTTTATGTAAGATATTAAGAGATTTGCGGAAATTTCGCAAACTTTTACCTCAAAATACAATTTCTACGTACATGTAAtgcttttattaaaaacatcattGAGTAGTTTTGAAGTGAATGCTGTGAAACTGTGGCATTGTGAAACTTATCATTAAAGATTATTGAAGTTTAgcagaaattttgaataaaattacttaagatatgtttttttttaagtatcaactatgaattttcaagtaaaattCCGTGAAATTACACCCGCTGACATTGTGAAAATTTTTGCATGAAACTTAATTGAAATCTTGAAAAGTATTGCGGAGGGTACAAagaattttttcaaagattttgcaTAAAAAAGCATCAATAATGAACTATTGAGTAAAAACTAGCTGCTGTGAAAATTAAGGCCTCTTTCACTGTGCAATTTCGGAAAGCAAATTTCGGtaaaattgtttgaaatatcTTGGAATTTTCTAAGGTGTTTTACGTGCCTTAAACTTCATTTCGCATTTACCATCTTGCATTATCgccataattataaaaatcacgaTTGTCATCACATTAATAAGCGCGTTCAGTCATGGGAAAAATTTATTCTCATGATATCTATAATCAAGATTATCGAATAGATCATTAtctaaatgtttcattttatacaaCATTACCCGCTGATTGAAacatcatgacagaccacctaattcgtcctcatgacgaatcaAACTTATAGTTTTTTGTTTCCACCCTTTACTTGTTCCaccaaaatcagcaaaattattatatcaattgtcatcaaaatattatcaattatgcGGACGTATCATATGATGtgtacgaaacaagttcaaCGTCAAATATTCATCGTGAAGTCATCTACGCACCATTTTGCAAAATCACATTATccatcatattttcatcatcaatcatgaaaaattatcaatgttAACATCAAATGAACTTCAGATCAAGCGTCAACTATCTTTGTCATCAAAGGCCATTTACAGGTTATGACGCGCATGTTCGCGTGCgtcaattttttaaatgcttCAATTCACTTTTTGATAAAAGTACACCgcttcccccaaaaaaatttccTCTGGCAAACGGCtgaattaattttaaaatgacGTATTATTCTGTATTAAATGTGCAGAACTAGAAAATTCGTTTCATATTCTATTCGGTTtcgcttcagcggttttgaatacacaatCTGTTATGTGACAGTGGTGGTTTTCAGCCTATTCCAAGTTTGCATGCAGCAATGCTGTATGTTCTGTACTGTCTAGCATATGAATTATCGTTGATCCTTCAAAAATCTTTAGGGAATTCCCTAATCTGACCAGGGAAATCCCCATGAACCCCATGACCAAACCTAGCTCATCAAATCGCAACCTTGAGCATGTTAAGTAGGTCAAGAAATGTTACACCAATGTTTGACAGTCCATTGCAAGTTTGATAATGTTTAATGCAACACTGGTGGACTGGAGACAATAGGCCATGCCTGTTTCAGGCCTTGTTCAATGTTTCACTCATTTCAAATACTTGTACTGCATTCTTGTTGCATTAATAATTTGTTGTTAAGTTACTGAGGTTAAGtcaacgaggcaaagcgatcttgaaactacatcgcaaggtggttttccaaactggttaagatcgcttccaagaccgcttcgaccgttctcactacgtgttaaactagtttccactagtttccagtaaacaagttttaggaacgtagtgagaacaacCTCTTTCTCAAGATTTGGCACGTTACGTACTGTACGTAGAGTGATAAGGGTGTCGAaatcactaaaataatgaaaaattggtatctatttcactaggaaagccagtttagggtcaaatttgcggggatgataaaacaaaattataatgttttataaaggatgtcgtTTTTGCCCCAAACATTACGTGTtcagagtccgatttgcgcgaggtgtgtaATGGGGCCGTACCATACCAACTGATGcgaaggtaaaaccgacgaccgacggactTGTGAcagtcataaaaaataaaatatcgctTTGCTTGTTTAGGGGTTAATTTCAAGGACTACTTGCCAAGAgcatcgttttgtttccaatacttgttaagggtagggtttcacacgccgaTACTTGTTTACATGGTAAAGGGGTGATATTCAGGATATGGTTGacacgtgtttagggtgcttttcgagactcCATGGTCGTACATGGtgtccactcgtcaatggaagtgccccccccccccccgatcattGCGTATCTAAACAAACAATGTTCATACCACAAGTTTCTGACTGGACGCACTCATATTTATAAATCCTAATTTCCGGAGATGCTACATTGTATGTCATATTAATATTTATTCTGAAGTTTGAGGAATTTTCAGATCGCATTTCTGCGGTTGTGCTGGTTGATCATGAATGCAGCTAGTCAATATTGTACATGTGAATTCTTTCACGTTCAGCGTTTACCGCCCTAATGCTAGGTTCCCACTGCCGATCAAACCAGCCCAACCAAGCCCGATCAAGCTATTTTAGCCTGGTCGGGCTCGGTCGGCAAGGGCGATCGGGGTCGGTCTACCTTGATCGGTATCGATCTGGCTTCCTACACGACATTTTTTGGCATGCCAAAAAATATCGTGAAGGAGTCGTGAAGGCAAGCCATCGTACAGCGATCGTGTACTGATCGAATAGAGATCGAGTTGATCGAAAATCGATCGTGTAGAGGTCTAGTTTGGTCGGGGTGGATTTTTTCCGCCGATCACTACCCGATCATCTCGATTCACACACAACTTCTACACGATTGGTTCCCGATCAACTCGATCAACAACTCAACTGCTTCACGATCGATACATGTCTGCCCTGAACACTTACTCGACCGAACTCGCTCACTTCTCGACTGCTTTACGATCACATCCCAATCACTTCTCGACCGCACTCGATCTTTCGGATCGCAACTCAACCAAGGGCAAAGACACAATTACGTGCTGATCTTATCACATTTTCTTCGTACCAGTAGGcctattattgatattaaaattAATCAGTTCTGGAATTGGGAGTGATAACAGGTGACTACTTGCAGCTCTTCACATACTCCAACATGCCGCGTAGAACTAAACGTAAAGCTGCGACAGCTGCTGATACAGATGATGGCAATGAATCGACATCTTCAACATCTTCAGTCACGAGGCGCCAAGAGCGTACAGCAGCACCTCAAACCGAAGACTCCCCTGCCAAACACACCCGAAGACAAGAGCACATGAAAAGAAGTGTCAGTGCTACTGCTGCGTCATCTGATGTGACTGAAAGTGAAAATGTAGCTACAACCTCGGCCATCTCACCTCCTGTAGAAATCCCTCGGTTGACCAAGAAAAAAACGAACGTGCAGCAATCGGCAGCTCCTCCACCTCGGAACCAATCCCCAAGCAATAGCACAGAAAGTCAAGAGCAGGAACAGCCTCGCTTCCCGCAGAAAGAGGTAGGCCTAAATACTTGTattgatgcattttttttctttttacttttgtatattaaaaaatatcagtaaGAGCAATTCTTTGCATTCCTTATACATTAAACGTGGACCCCCATGAAAAACAGCATCTTTTGCTGATGAGGGTGCTTCCGTCCCACAAGtggcaaataaataaataaataaatgtataatttccTTGTAGTACCCGCCcccaagagagagagagagagagagaatgaaagatCATTTACAGTGGTAGGCCTATAATTTATGAACATTGATTTTATTCAGACTGAATTCAAAACCCGGAAGTCCATGCGTCGAATGCTCACTCAGGATGAAGAGGACGATCTCGTGACGTGGCTGAGGGAGCACACCTTTCTGTACGATAAGTCATCTGCCCAGttcaaaatgagagaaaaaaagagcagGACATGGCGGGAAAAGGAGGACGAATTGGACTTGAATCCCGGAGATCTGTCATCGATTTGGTATCTCAACATGAGAACCCTGTTTTCCAGACTCATCAAGACATCTCGCAAGTCAGGATCTGGTGCTGCAGAGCGAACAGCAAGACAGGAATGGATTCTgaacaaatttgaattcatCCGGCCATACCTGGTTCAGTTGCGTCATCAGAGAGGATCcaatgtaagatttttttctctctctctttctttttcctttcttttttccttcttcaatTTTTCGGCAAAAGGCTTTTGGAATATCACCCAGTAAACCCTTTTATCAAATAAGTACTCCAGATAGCCTGTCAACATACTCTataagataaaaacaaaatgccaaAAGACCATGGGACAATGAGATTTAGTGCTAATTACAGTGTGCTTTTCAattataaaaatgttgatattgtaGTCCAACTCTAATGAatgttcacattgtgcataatatggATGGATATACAGATATTTCCATTTACTTTATGTCCAATATATTTGTAGTTTGCTGAAAAGAGGAAGGAGCTTGCCCCAGAGGAaacagatgatgatggtgataccGCTTCAAAAAGCAGCTAGTGCAATCTCCTCGCTGACATCTGAGTTGGAGTCCGTGCGTGGTGCCATTACAGGTGCACGGGATGCAGCTTCTCAGAGTGGCCAGTTTTTGGTGTACTTGATGCGCCAAATGGATCAGCAAAGGATGAATTCGTTCATCACCCGAGTCACTAGGCAGGCTCTCGACCTTGTGGATGAGAGCCGAGAGGAGAAATTGCGACTGACAGCTCAGGAGGCAGCTCCGCAGGCACCTAAGCAGGCAACAACATCAATGTTTACCCTACCTATCCTTCCCTCACATCACTTTTCAGCAAACAGAAGACGAGCTCCCCCTTCATCAGCCGCTGGATCAGCAGGGCAACACCACCAGCAGTTCAGACAGCAGCAACAACTTCAGGACTTTCAGCTTGCCACAAACATAGCTGCAGCTGCACCACCAGCCCATCTCACTCCTCAGATGTCATACTATTCCCATCTACAGCCACCCAATGTGCAACCTTTTCTCTCGCAACAGCCAGAGAGCAATTTCCCTGCAGCTGTCTCAACAACCACTACATCTGTCATCCGTCGTGCCATGGATATTGTCTGTACACCAAGCACTTCCTTCAGCCTCAGCCAAGAGACAATTGAAGCAGACATTGACGACTCTAGCATCTGTCATCAGATTGACTGAAATGGGCCTATCATTGTAAGAACCGTCATGTCAAAAGCAGCACGGGACGCGCAAGCCCTATGTGAATGAACTGTGAAAGAACTCGGTATTAGTACTTAAGTCCTTGAACAAAGTTTTACATCTTTGACTTTTGACATTTCTGTTAGAGAATAAGACTTGATATTTGGGTGTTTTTGAAGGGCATTTGTCCAACTTCGGGTTTTCTTACAAGTTTATCAGAACTGAAAACATATTCTTCATCACGTTATTTATTGAATACCATGGCATAGTTCAAaacatgttgatttttttttcttaaaagtgaaAGGAGTTGTCATAGACAATCACGGCTAAGTTTACGTTTGACTTGGCCCAAACTTTCCATGATTTCATAGATATTGCAAATGTGGTTCGTGATCAAAGGAAATGAATTAACACTCTAGTGATGTCGAATGACATAAGGTTTTGTTCGAAGTAGAGTTTCGGAACTAATTTTTAGGAGTTTAGTTAATTTCAACTCCAGGAAATTTTGgtgttcttttctttctttttattgctTTGTACTTTGAACCTTGGTTATCTTTCAGATCATAAAATCTTTCACAGACTAGTTGTTCAAGTTTGtatcattacttttttattcGCTGTATAAGCCAAACTGGATGCATTCAACTGGCACTGAACTTGTGTTATTTAATGTAGCAGCACAAGAAACACtaatacaaaaatttcaaagcTCCGCGAATAGTCAATGGTGACTGTAATGAGAACTCCGAAGTGCCCAATGGATGCTGGCTTTATTCTTAAAGCGAACGTTGATTTTGTAAACGTTGACACTGTTTAAGAGAGCTTGtgttattaacattattatttcatg includes these proteins:
- the LOC121417807 gene encoding uncharacterized protein LOC121417807 produces the protein MPRRTKRKAATAADTDDGNESTSSTSSVTRRQERTAAPQTEDSPAKHTRRQEHMKRSVSATAASSDVTESENVATTSAISPPVEIPRLTKKKTNVQQSAAPPPRNQSPSNSTESQEQEQPRFPQKETEFKTRKSMRRMLTQDEEDDLVTWLREHTFLYDKSSAQFKMREKKSRTWREKEDELDLNPGDLSSIWYLNMRTLFSRLIKTSRKSGSGAAERTARQEWILNKFEFIRPYLVQLRHQRGSNFAEKRKELAPEETDDDGDTASKSS